The proteins below come from a single Juglans regia cultivar Chandler chromosome 12, Walnut 2.0, whole genome shotgun sequence genomic window:
- the LOC109007838 gene encoding uncharacterized protein LOC109007838, translated as MMRRVVVVVYFAMLVLVLVAQAHQFEESSSSTGQLAPISSVASLPGDEGKSKPPAPGRACDGIYTCPAKCWVFRHDPKHYVVCVELCKKHCKDGGPALSDDIYTCTLACADSMPTRQLDSDHAVGGDYVETCFQKCKKNR; from the exons ATGATGAGAAGAGTTGTAGTAGTGGTATACTTCGCTATGCTTGTGCTAGTACTGGTAGCACAAGCTCATCAATTTGAGGAGTCCTCTTCTTCGACAGGACAATTAGCACCAATCTCTTCTGTCGCTTCCCTACCTGGAGATGAGGGCAAGAGTAAACCTCCGGCTCCcggtcgtgcttgtgatggaaTATATACATGTCCTGCAAAGTGTTGGGTGTTTAGACATGACCCAAAGCATTATGTGGTTTGTGTAGAACTTTGTAAGAAACATTGCAAAGACGGTGGCCCGGCTCTCTCAGATGACATCTATACTTGTACCCTAGCTTGTGCTGACTCCATGCCCACCAGGCAGCTTGACTCag ATCATGCAGTTGGAGGAGATTATGTGGAAACCTGTTTCCAAAAGTGCAAGAAGAATCGTTAG
- the LOC109007837 gene encoding uncharacterized protein LOC109007837, producing the protein MMRRVVVVVYLAMLVLLVLVAQAHQEEESSSSTGEAPMASVASLPGDEGKTPPGSDCVETCPTKCWVFKHVPKHYAACLELCKKHCNDGTLPLTDAIYTCTFACADSMPIRQLASDHAVGGNVEACFEKCKKNR; encoded by the exons ATGATGAGAAGAGTTGTTGTAGTGGTGTACTTAGCTATGCTTGTACTGCTAGTACTGGTAGCGCAAGCTCATCAAGAGGAAGAGTCTTCTTCCTCGACAGGAGAAGCACCAATGGCTTCTGTCGCTTCCCTACCTGGAGACGAGGGCAAGACACCTCCAGGTTCTGATTGTGTTGAAACGTGTCCTACAAAGTGTTGGGTGTTTAAACATGTCCCAAAGCATTATGCGGCTTGTCTAGAACTTTGTAAGAAACATTGCAATGACGGCACTCTCCCTCTCACAGATGCCATCTATACTTGTACTTTTGCTTGTGCTGATTCCATGCCCATCAGGCAGCTTGCCTCag ATCATGCGGTTGGAGGAAATGTGGAAGCCTGCTTCGAAAAGTGCAAGAAGAATCGTTAG